The stretch of DNA GAACTTGCGAAACCTTATGGCCATTCAACAATTACACAGGCAGCACAAGTTGCGAAAGAAAGTGGAGCCAAACATCTCATCGTTCAACATATCAGCGCCAGATTTTTACCCAGCCAAGCAGAAGAACTGCGAAAACAAGGATTATCCGTATTTCCTTCCATTACTGTAGCGGAAGATTTTGCAGAATATGAATGGAAGCAAGATGAATTGAAAAGAATCAAAAATAAATAAGCGTATCTGAATGAATTCAGGTACGCTTATTTTTCTTTTGTAAGACCATTTACTTTTTCTTTCTTCGAAACAAATCCATGGATTTGAAGCCTTCCCCTAGAATGGTTTCCATTTCAAGTAAGCGTTTTTCCTGAGTTTCAAGTTTCTTCGCACTATACACATATCGTGCCCAATCTTTTTGATAGCCGAAAGTCAATTTATTATAAGCTTCCAGTAAATCTTCATTGCGACTCAAATATTCTTTGATGTGTTCTACATACTCAATATAGTCATCGGCGCATTGGCTATTTTTTATGCTGTCTGTTTTTTTAGGTTTCTTAGGCAACGATTTCAATCCCACAATTGTAAAGGTTTCATTCAGACTGACCATGCGCGAAAATTTCAGCTGACTGTTTCGAACATAACCATCTTCATCAACTGATAAATCTTCATACAATCGATCACGTTCAATAAATTCTTTATAGGTCGGATTCTTCTTTTTGGGATATGCAAAATACAGATAGCCATTGTCTTCTATCAGATTCTTGTCAATGATTGTGTTCAGTTGTTGTGTGAAATCTTCCAGTGTGAAAGTGAAGACAAATACGAACTGGTAACGAGTATCCTTTATGGTCGTATCATAGTGTAAATCTTCAAAATCATGGACTGTTTCTGGTTTATTTAAGATTAATTTGGTGGAGTAGTTATGTATGCCTAATTTTTCAATGACAGTTTTCGTAGAATTCATTCTTCATTCTCCTCTGGTACTTCAATAATATTATTATATATGAAAAATCAAATGAGCTAAAACGTAATCGTATCGGCTCATACATTTCCATAAAATGCAAAAAAACTATGATATCATCTACTTGTCTTGTTATTTAGAATAAACAAAATTTTCTGTATGGGGGAATCATGAGTTGGAAAATGAGAGTAAATCGAACAAGGAACCACATCGTAGACCCATGATTGATTTTGCAGACGCTGTTAACCGATCCATGGTTGGTGATTTAGGGGCTCTATCTAAAGGAGGTTGTTGGTCAACAATCATGATGGTGCCTGTGGTCATTGTAGTAATATTTCTATTGTCAAAATGTTCTTCATAACCGCACCTCACTTTTTGGAACCTGTTTCTTGGAAATCCGTTATGTACAATAAATGCAATTAAAGGAGAGATGATTATCAAGAAGAGTCTAATAGGATTTTTCGTTTTGTCATTCATTTTGTTTAGTGTTGTTGGCTGTAGTAATGAAGGTTCGCCTACATTAACCAGAGTCTATTATGATATCGTCAACTCTGAGGAAAATACTGAAGGAACCTGGATGATTATTGATGAACAAAGTTTGACTGATATCGATCAAGCGTTCAAAGAAATTAAGTGGGACCCGAATACGATGCCATCTATGTCTCGTGAGGAAGTCGTCAAAGTAACATTGTTTCGGGAAACTGATAAGAATCTACCAGAACGTTTGGATTACTACAGCATTTGGTTCAATGCCGATGAGACGGCGACGATTATCAGTGAGAACGAAAGTGAAGGTTTTGGAAATTTGGAGCAGGAACAGACTCAGATTCTGAAAGAATATTTATTAAATACAACGGATAGAACCCTAGCTCCATAACACATTGGTAATCATGAGAAAAGAGGGGGAGTATGGATTTGAAACTGGGATTGAAAAAAGATGAGATCATATTAGCACCTCATTCAAATGAATGGGATACGGAATTTCTTAAGACAAAACATGAAATACAAAATCACACCAAGCTTGAAAGTAGCAGGATTGAACACATCGGCAGTACATCCATTAAAGGGCTAATGGCAAAACCAATAGTGGATATTGTCGTTGGTCTTGATGAAATAAAACAAATCGATAAATCATTTTCAGAAGGTCTTAAAAAAGCAGGCTTTTTAAGATTAGGTGTGGAACGACCATCAGAAGTGGTTTTTGCGAAATTTACAGATGACACATATGATATGAAAACGCATTTTATCCATTTGGTTGAATATAAAAAAGAACTATGGAATAACTTAATTTTCTTCAGAGATTATTTAAACTCGCACGAAGCAACTAGAAAAGAATATGAGCAACTCAAATTGGAATATGTAAAAGAGAGCAATAGTGGCATTCTGGAATACACGAATCATAAGGAAGAATTCGTCAAACGCATTTGTGCCATGAGATTGAATGGTTGAGATGGGAGTGAAAGTGAATGACAAGAACGATACGCATCGCCTTGCTACTTGTATTGTCTCTACTAGTCATTTCTTTCATATCCAATCCAAGTAATCAAGAATACCAGGAATTCAGTGAAGAAACGACCGGTATTAAGATTTCAGAAGATATAGAATTAGAAAGAATAAACTTTTATCTATTTTCCACTTATTCGGTGCAAGCATTGCCTTATGAACATGGAATAGTTCACTTAGGATTCATGGGGAAATTCTTTCAAATTTCGAATGGGCAGTATGATTATCCAAGTTGGTTGGAATTTTTCAATTGATGGGGAAGAAATAGCTTTCAATATGTTGTCAGGAAGAGGAAAATAGAGATAAATGTATAGTTCACTATCATGGTTGCTTAGGCAGCCTATTTCTTTTTATAGACCTTTGGAGGTTAAGAATGATCAAAATTCGATATTTAGCAATCGTAATATATGCGGTAGTATTGGCTTCTTCCTTTACCATGTATCAGTCTCAACAAGTCAATCTGACACAAGAAGACAGAGGACGTCTGTTACCTGTCAAAATGAAGTCCGTGAAATCAACCGATAGTGAAGATGAAATCCAAAGTATTGTTCGTAACGCGGATCTGAAGGACGAGAAGATTTCGATAGCAGGTATGCAACACAGTCAAGGTGGTCAAACCCTTTATCCAGGGGGGATAATGCTCGACATGAAGCAATATAATAAAATTCTCAACCTGGATGAAAAAAATAAGCTCATTACAGTACAAAGTGGCGTGACATGGGCTGATATTCAATCTTACATAAATCCGTACGGTCTAGCTTTAAAAGTCAGTCAATCGCAAAACATTTTCACTGTTGGGGGGTCAATGAGCGTGAATGTTCATGGCCGTGATATCCGCCATCATACGCTGATTGAAACGATAGAATCATTTCGGTTACTTAATGCTGAAGGACAAATAATCAATGTGAGCCGGAATGAAAATGCAGAGTTGTTTAAACTAGTAATCGGTGGCTACGGGCTTTTCGGAGTTATCTTAGATGTGACCTTGGAATTGACAGAAGACGAACTTTATCAAGTACATACAGAATCAATTTCTTACGATGAATACACATCGTATTTCACAAAAAATGTTTTGCAAAATGATGATGTAAAAATGCATCTTGCCAGAATCTCAGTAGCACCAGATAGCTTTTTAACGGATATGTATGTAACTGATTTTTCTACTGCTTCTGATCAATCAAATTTAGAAGATTACACTTCGTTGAAACGGGAAAGTATCATTGCCATCCCTAAATTTTTCCTTGGTCTTTCGCGTCTGAGTGGTTGGGGTAAAAATACGTTCTGGAATATCCAAGAAGGATATAATGACCGGTTGGAGCATTCATATATGTCCAGAAATAATGTTATGCGGTCTGAGACAACTTTTATGGATTATGATAATGCTACAAACACAGAAGTGCTACAGGAATATTTTGTTCCGATTGATCAGTATTCTTCGTATATCGATGATTTGAGAAAATTGCTGAAAGATGAAAAAGAGATAAACTTATTGAACATCACAGTGCGCTACGTGGGGCAAAATGAAGAATCTGTCATGTCTTACACAAAAGATGACATGTTTGCACTCGTGATTCTTATTAATCAAGGCAAGAGTGAAGAGAGTATAGAATCCACAGGTCAAATCATCAGAAAAATGATTGATGTAACGCTGGACCATGATGGGAGCTATTATTTGCCTTATTATCACTATCCGACCAGGAAACAGCTGGAAAAAGCATATCCGAGAACAAATGAATTCTTCGAGATGAAAGAAAAATACGATCCAGAAGAGCGCTTCATGAATCTTTTCTATGAGGAGTATCACAAATGAATGCAAGAAAATTTATACTTTATCAAGGTACAGTTGGAATGGCAGCAAGCATGATTTTTCCGTTTTATATATTGCTGCTAAAAAATGTGGGGAACAGCTACGTCCAGTTCGGATGGGCTTATGGGCTTTTCGCATTAACTGCTGCGCTAAGTTATCCTGTAATAGGGAAATTCGCTGACAAAGCAGGAGACAAAATTCTTTTAATGATTTATTCATGGGGGATGGCATTGATTTTGCTGGTGTTCCCATTGGCTTTTGAAATCTGGCATATCTACGTACTTCAAATAATCATGGGTTTACTAGGTGCCGTCCAAAAAAACTCTGAAAAAACGATTCTGGCACGTACCGTTCAAAAAGAAACGGCTGGGAAGGAAATCGGTCGTTATCATGTTTGGACCTCTATAGGAGCTGCCGTTGCCGTGATTGGAACAGGCTATTTAGTCGATTTTCTGACGATTGGCAGTATCTTTTATCTGGCATCAATCGTTTTTGCATGGAGCGGGTTTTATGTGATGAGGCTTGATACGAAGGTTTAAACTTGGATTTTACAAACACTGGGGTCTCGCTCCGGTGTTTGTTTTTTTTGATGTCAATTCATTCAGAATAAAAAAATTAATTACTGTTCTTTTCTTACTGTGTTTTATATAAAATACACATAGTAGGTCTTAGATTATGCTTGTTGTCCTATGAAGATAATTAAAAATATTACTAAAATCAAAATTGAACCTAACCATTCATAATAGTAAGCCTTTTCTTCCCGATGTAAAAGCCATTCCTCAAATCCGCGAGTTATCCCCAGTAAAAAAAACAGAGCAAACATGGGAGTAGTCAAAATTAATCCTAAATTTGTTTGATTGGATGTCTTCTCAGCCAAGCTCATCATACTTGCAAAAAATAAAAAACAAATAACAAACTCGAAAGCAAGTATATAACGGTTTCTATCTTGAGAAATCATTCCTCTCCATTTGCTTTTTATATTCAGTCTTTTTTTAAAGTAAAATTGGGTAATAAATAGATAACTGGCAAAGGCAATGAATAACCCTGTTAACGTAAAAGCATCCATGAAGCACCTCCTAATATTTGTAATTGTCACTATAATATTCTTCATCCCTATTCAACAATCCTGCAAACTTAAATGTATTTTAAATTTGTACTGCATCACAGCGGTTGAAAATAGAAGCAGTATGGATTTGTATTTATTTTTCCAAAAATGAAGGGAAGGGATTAAATTGGGTTGGTTTTTTGGAGTTATATTAGGTTTGCTTTTCGGCATGGGCGTTTACATTGACTGGAAAAGAAAGAAAATCAATAATTATCCACTTCGATTAACACACCCACATGCAAAGCCAGGGGATGATTCGAATTACCGGATGGGTGATAACAACAACTATACTGGTGGCGGGATGGATTGATACCTTTAGATTTATAGGAAGGAAGTGAATTTATGTGGTGGTTATTAATCGTACCTATTTTTTATCGCATTCATAGACGACTTCATGTAATGGAAGAAGAAGTAGCAAGATTGGATCAATTAAAGAAATCTATATTAATAAAATAATTAAAAAAACCATCCGCATGGATGGTTTTTTTATGTTTCCAGAGTTGGCTTTCACTTTGTTAAGCTAACCATCATTTTGAAGGATAAAAGGAGTACGGTCCGATATCTTGTATCCATATTTGTGCATTTTCCCCATTCGGTTCGGCTACCCACAAATCCCCTTTGGTAGAAGCGATATCGATTTGTCTTACCCAAGTGATTTTGTTTATCAAGGGCAGGAATTGTGGGTTATAATCTCCTTGATCTTTAGAAGGCATTGTTATTTGGATTTGTTTCTGACTGTCTAGAGTTACAAAATATAATGTTGGTTTGGGTCGTTTTTTAGGGTCATTTGACCAGTCAGTTTCTTTTACTCTGGATACGATAAGAGAACGGTCGTTGACCCATGTAAATCCCATGTCTGCATAGTTTTTGGGAGTAAGGGTCAAAGTATGGTATGCAGGGAGTTCAGTTACTTTTAAATCTTTATCTTTGAAACCAAATACGATTCGTCCTCCGCCTGCGATATAACCGAGTAAACTGTCCTTAAATGACCACTTCGACTGGAACTCGAGGATTACCTCATCGAGTACGGTGAATTCTTTCCCTTCTGCAGAAATTACACAAAGCATATCACTGTCCATAGAAAAGGAAGCAGTTGGTGACACAATAAAAGATATCCATTTGTTATTTGGTGAATAAGCAAACGATTGGGCATTGATTGAAGGGATTTTTACATCATTTTTCTTAAGTTCTTTTGGAATAACTAAAAATTTTTTCACGTGTTTTGTTAAGTCGCTGATGTTTTGATAACCACCCTTTAATGAAATGGTATAGAGGATTGGATGTGTCCATCCATCTGGCCTCAAGGAAGCACTTGATGATGCGATAAAGCCCTTTCCATTCGGCTGCCATTCATAAGCGTCGACTCCTAGAGCGATATTATAAAAACTGGTTAAGTCAGATATATTTAAAACACCGCCACTTTGAAAAGCCACAATATTTTCTGTTGGCGACCATTTTGGATCGTGTCCATCATAAAAAATTTTACGGTGCTTTTTGGTTTGTAAATCATAGACCCACAATTCATTTTCAGTACCTTGACTTTCATTAATGGTAGCCCGTACTTCTTTTTGATAAAGAAGCATTTTACCATCAAAAGACCATTGTGGGGGATAAGGATAATTTGATTTTTGATCTGTCACTTTTTTGTCTAAACCTTTATCGTTTATCCACAAAAAGCCGTCCTTAATGTAGGCGACTTTAACTGTAGAATCAGTTGGTGTCGCATTCGATATAGAAGGAGATAAAAAACAGAATATCACTAACATATGAATAAGTTTAACCATACAATCACCTCTTAGTTCATATATTGTGCCTTATTAAAAAACTTACACTTAAGTAAATGGGAAAGTTTTTCACGTTTTCTATACTATTATGCCGTGACTTAAAGAATATAAAATGATTGAATTTGCCATTTTGTAAAAAGTGATATAATTGACTGTATGTTTCACAATAATGAATTCTTTAAAAATATAGCATGTGAAAAATATGGCTTTTTTCACAAAAAAATTTTTAATTACTGTGCAAAATTTGTCTAAAATTTAGTTGAGAAGGGGATTACATAATATGAGTTTAACGCCAAATGAAAGAATTAAATTACATGGTTTTAACAATCTAACCAAAACATTAAGTTTTAACATGTACGATATATGCTACACAAGAACTAAGGAAGAGCGCGAGGCTTATATCAACTATATTGACGAACAATATAATGCAGAGCGTCTTACGAACATCTTGACCAACGTGTCAGATATGATTGAGGCAACCATTTTAAATATTGCGCAACAAGATTATGAGCCTCAAGGTGCGAGTGTGACGATTCTTGTTTCTGAAGGACCGGTCGATGAATCACCATTGGAATCATTCAAGCAATCTCCTGGGCCGTTTCCTGATACAGTAGTAGGTCATTTGGACAAAAGTCATATAACGGTTCACACATATCCTGAGTACCATCCTGACGAAGGAATCAGTACATTCCGTGCAGATATCGATATTTCAACATGTGGAGAGATTTCTCCTCTTAAAGCTCTGAACTATTTGATTCACTCTTTTGAAACAGACGTAATGGTCATGGATTACCGCGTGCGTGGCTTTACGAGAGACGTGAAAGGTCATAAACTTTTCATAGACCATGACATCAATTCCATTCAAAATTTCATTCCTAAAAGCGTTCAGGACGTTTTCCAAATGATCGATGTGAATGTCTATCAGGAAAACATTTTCCATACAAAATGTAAACTGAAGAAATTCGACCTTAACAATTACTTATTCGGGTACAAGGAAGATGAGTTATCTGAAGAAGAAAAGATTGAGATTACGAAGAAACTGAAAAAAGAAATGGATGAAATCTTCTACGCGAAAAATATGTCTTAAATAGACAAAAAAAGGTCCCCCAAAAAGGGTACCGTGTTCCGTATTGATGTACAAAAGAAGAACTAACATATTAAAACGTTAATCAAATAACAACAAAAAGCACTGCAATTCAAATTGCAGTGCTTTTTTATTTTTATGCGACTCGATTTCTACAAGGTAAATTGGACTAAGAGCTCTCGTGGGTTTGGCATCCAATAAATCCGACTGAATTGATAACAGTATCTTCAAACTAACAATCCAAATTATTGGAGGTTAAAAAATAGGACAAGTTTCACTCTTAATTAAGTTGGGTGCTTTTTCTTCTGCTCAAGAATATAACAAAATAACAACCTTGCAATCATAAAACATTTTTTTATTTAATAAAAAAAAATAGTCATTGACAAAAAGATTACTTCAGGAATAAAGTATGTGTAATAACAATAAACTTTCCTAAGGGAAACTTTTTTGAGGAGGGTCAAACAATGAGCGAAGAAAACAACGTTTCTAGACGCGACATCTTAAAGTTGGGATCTGCCGGGGTCATTGGGGTAGCAGGCAGTTATTTGTTAAGTACAATGACTGGATTAAATCCCGTCATTAAAGCAGCTACACACAGTGGTAATAAGCACGGCAACATGAATCACAGTAATACAATGACGGATGTTTCAAAAAGCGAAGGCTATAAGATGGCTGAAAAAGCACTTACAACGTTTGATTATGGCACAGTGAGTGTGCTACCAAATGGGCAAACGTTACGTGTTTATGAAGTTGAAGCTATTGATAAAGAAATAGAAATTGCAAAAGGGATAAAATTTCCTGGTTGGACGTATAACGGAACGATTCCTGGACCGACGTTTCGTTGTACAGAGGGTGATCTTTTACGTTTCAACTTTATTAATAAAGGCAGTCATCCTCACTCGATTCATTTTCATGGAATTCACCCACCAGAAATGGATGGATTGGAGTCTATATATCCCGGACAGACATTCACGTATGAATTTGAAGCAAAACCATATGGATTACAAATTTACCATTGCCATGTCATGCCTTTAGCTCGACATATTCATAAAGGGTTATATGGTAATTTTATTATCGATCCAAAAAAGCCAAGAGAACCGGCGTTAGAATTGAACATGGTCATGAATGGATTTGATTTGGATTTAGACGGCGAAAACGAATTTTATACGGTGAATGGATATGCGAATGCATTTATGAACCATCCGATTAAAATCAAGAAAGATCAACTTGTCCGAATATACTTAAGTAATTTAACTGAATTCGACTTATTAAATTCTTTCCACTTGCATGCTAATTACTTTACGTATTATCCAACAGGTCGAAATGATAACCCTTCACAGTTTACAGATACAATTATGCAATGTCAGGGTGAGCGAGGGATTCTGGAAGTGCGTTTTCCGTATAAAGGGAAATATATGTTTCATGCTCATGTAAGTGAGTTCGCTGAGTTAGGCTGGATGGGATTTTTCGAAGTAGAGTAAAGGAGGGTTAATAGATGAAAGTTAAATGGATTATATCGGGATTAGTACCCCTATTGTTACTTGTGGCAGTAGTTGCTTGGGTGATGATCAATGGTGCTGGTATTGAGAAAGACCCTGCCGCCCCAATCGAAGTACTAAATATTGAACGAATTAACACAACATACAGTGGGTTTGAAATATCAATCAGTAATACTGGGCCAGAGCCCCTAACGATATCTCAAGTAATAGTGAATGATTCGATATGGAATTTTGGTGTCTCTCCATCAGAAACATTAAAACGATTTGAAGAAGGGGAAATTACGATTAATTACCCTTGGGTGCAAGGCGATCCACATGTAATTAAGATAATTACTGAAAATGGAATTATTACAGAAGGTGAAATTGCAGCTGCGACACTCACTCCAGAAAGAAGCTGGAGCAATTTTCTTAATTACGGGTTTATAGGGTTTTATGTTGGTATCGTACCCATTACATTAGGTTTATTGTGGTATCCATTCATGAAACGTTTCTCACGAAAATGGATTAACGCTATTCTTGCTCTTACCGTTGGGTTACTTCTATTCTTATTTATTGGTACATTGGCTGATGGCTTTGAAATGGGTGCTGAAGCGCCTGCAGTCTTGCAAGGTACTATGGTGGTAGTGCTAGGTGCAGTTCTTACTTTCTTATTATTAATTGGATTTGACCAGTATTCACAGAAAAAACAAGCATTGAAAGTTTCTTCTCCTTTTAATATCGCTTTATTAATGGCTGTCGGAATCGGGCTCCATAACTTTGGGGAAGGGCTGGCTATCGGTACTTCGTTCTCTCTTGGCGAAGCTGCACTAGGCACATTCTTAGTCATTGGCTTTACTCTTCATAACATTACTGAAGGTATAGGAATAGCAGCTCCCTTGTTGAAGATTAAACCTAGAATAAGAGACTTTGTATTATTAGGCGTAATAGCAGGTGCTCCAGCAATTATTGGTACCTGGGTTGGTGGCTTCATTTTCTCTCCGATTCTCGGCGCATTGTTCTTAGGGATTGGTGCAGGTGCCATCTTACAAGTAATTTATGTCATCACTAAAATGTTAATTAACGATCATAAGAAACATTTGGAACCTACTGTTTCTTGGTTAAACTTCAGTGGTTTCACAATCGGTCTGCTAATCATGTATCTTACAGCCTTTTTCGTTAAATATTAAATTTTTCTGAGGTGAAGACGTTGCAAAAGGACCTTAATAATAACAGGAGTAATTTTGGTGCTTGGCTCGATAAACAAGAAGATATAAATATTTATTCGTTAGAAAAAGCATCAAACATCGGTTATGCAACCATTAAAAAATTATGTAACAACCAAAACTACTCACCTAGATTTTCAACCATTGCGAAAATAAATCATGGCTTAAAAATGCTCGGAAAGAATATTGAAGTGAATGATTATCTTTGAGTACCTTTACCTTGCTTAGATACAGCTATTCAAAACATAACAAT from Paenisporosarcina sp. FSL H8-0542 encodes:
- a CDS encoding YdeI/OmpD-associated family protein — its product is MNSTKTVIEKLGIHNYSTKLILNKPETVHDFEDLHYDTTIKDTRYQFVFVFTFTLEDFTQQLNTIIDKNLIEDNGYLYFAYPKKKNPTYKEFIERDRLYEDLSVDEDGYVRNSQLKFSRMVSLNETFTIVGLKSLPKKPKKTDSIKNSQCADDYIEYVEHIKEYLSRNEDLLEAYNKLTFGYQKDWARYVYSAKKLETQEKRLLEMETILGEGFKSMDLFRRKKK
- a CDS encoding GrpB family protein, translated to MKLGLKKDEIILAPHSNEWDTEFLKTKHEIQNHTKLESSRIEHIGSTSIKGLMAKPIVDIVVGLDEIKQIDKSFSEGLKKAGFLRLGVERPSEVVFAKFTDDTYDMKTHFIHLVEYKKELWNNLIFFRDYLNSHEATRKEYEQLKLEYVKESNSGILEYTNHKEEFVKRICAMRLNG
- a CDS encoding FAD-binding oxidoreductase — translated: MIKIRYLAIVIYAVVLASSFTMYQSQQVNLTQEDRGRLLPVKMKSVKSTDSEDEIQSIVRNADLKDEKISIAGMQHSQGGQTLYPGGIMLDMKQYNKILNLDEKNKLITVQSGVTWADIQSYINPYGLALKVSQSQNIFTVGGSMSVNVHGRDIRHHTLIETIESFRLLNAEGQIINVSRNENAELFKLVIGGYGLFGVILDVTLELTEDELYQVHTESISYDEYTSYFTKNVLQNDDVKMHLARISVAPDSFLTDMYVTDFSTASDQSNLEDYTSLKRESIIAIPKFFLGLSRLSGWGKNTFWNIQEGYNDRLEHSYMSRNNVMRSETTFMDYDNATNTEVLQEYFVPIDQYSSYIDDLRKLLKDEKEINLLNITVRYVGQNEESVMSYTKDDMFALVILINQGKSEESIESTGQIIRKMIDVTLDHDGSYYLPYYHYPTRKQLEKAYPRTNEFFEMKEKYDPEERFMNLFYEEYHK
- a CDS encoding MFS transporter — encoded protein: MNARKFILYQGTVGMAASMIFPFYILLLKNVGNSYVQFGWAYGLFALTAALSYPVIGKFADKAGDKILLMIYSWGMALILLVFPLAFEIWHIYVLQIIMGLLGAVQKNSEKTILARTVQKETAGKEIGRYHVWTSIGAAVAVIGTGYLVDFLTIGSIFYLASIVFAWSGFYVMRLDTKV
- a CDS encoding DUF4181 domain-containing protein; amino-acid sequence: MDAFTLTGLFIAFASYLFITQFYFKKRLNIKSKWRGMISQDRNRYILAFEFVICFLFFASMMSLAEKTSNQTNLGLILTTPMFALFFLLGITRGFEEWLLHREEKAYYYEWLGSILILVIFLIIFIGQQA
- a CDS encoding TolB domain-containing protein; this encodes MVKLIHMLVIFCFLSPSISNATPTDSTVKVAYIKDGFLWINDKGLDKKVTDQKSNYPYPPQWSFDGKMLLYQKEVRATINESQGTENELWVYDLQTKKHRKIFYDGHDPKWSPTENIVAFQSGGVLNISDLTSFYNIALGVDAYEWQPNGKGFIASSSASLRPDGWTHPILYTISLKGGYQNISDLTKHVKKFLVIPKELKKNDVKIPSINAQSFAYSPNNKWISFIVSPTASFSMDSDMLCVISAEGKEFTVLDEVILEFQSKWSFKDSLLGYIAGGGRIVFGFKDKDLKVTELPAYHTLTLTPKNYADMGFTWVNDRSLIVSRVKETDWSNDPKKRPKPTLYFVTLDSQKQIQITMPSKDQGDYNPQFLPLINKITWVRQIDIASTKGDLWVAEPNGENAQIWIQDIGPYSFYPSK
- the speD gene encoding adenosylmethionine decarboxylase, producing the protein MSLTPNERIKLHGFNNLTKTLSFNMYDICYTRTKEEREAYINYIDEQYNAERLTNILTNVSDMIEATILNIAQQDYEPQGASVTILVSEGPVDESPLESFKQSPGPFPDTVVGHLDKSHITVHTYPEYHPDEGISTFRADIDISTCGEISPLKALNYLIHSFETDVMVMDYRVRGFTRDVKGHKLFIDHDINSIQNFIPKSVQDVFQMIDVNVYQENIFHTKCKLKKFDLNNYLFGYKEDELSEEEKIEITKKLKKEMDEIFYAKNMS
- a CDS encoding multicopper oxidase domain-containing protein — translated: MSEENNVSRRDILKLGSAGVIGVAGSYLLSTMTGLNPVIKAATHSGNKHGNMNHSNTMTDVSKSEGYKMAEKALTTFDYGTVSVLPNGQTLRVYEVEAIDKEIEIAKGIKFPGWTYNGTIPGPTFRCTEGDLLRFNFINKGSHPHSIHFHGIHPPEMDGLESIYPGQTFTYEFEAKPYGLQIYHCHVMPLARHIHKGLYGNFIIDPKKPREPALELNMVMNGFDLDLDGENEFYTVNGYANAFMNHPIKIKKDQLVRIYLSNLTEFDLLNSFHLHANYFTYYPTGRNDNPSQFTDTIMQCQGERGILEVRFPYKGKYMFHAHVSEFAELGWMGFFEVE
- a CDS encoding ZIP family metal transporter; translation: MKVKWIISGLVPLLLLVAVVAWVMINGAGIEKDPAAPIEVLNIERINTTYSGFEISISNTGPEPLTISQVIVNDSIWNFGVSPSETLKRFEEGEITINYPWVQGDPHVIKIITENGIITEGEIAAATLTPERSWSNFLNYGFIGFYVGIVPITLGLLWYPFMKRFSRKWINAILALTVGLLLFLFIGTLADGFEMGAEAPAVLQGTMVVVLGAVLTFLLLIGFDQYSQKKQALKVSSPFNIALLMAVGIGLHNFGEGLAIGTSFSLGEAALGTFLVIGFTLHNITEGIGIAAPLLKIKPRIRDFVLLGVIAGAPAIIGTWVGGFIFSPILGALFLGIGAGAILQVIYVITKMLINDHKKHLEPTVSWLNFSGFTIGLLIMYLTAFFVKY
- a CDS encoding helix-turn-helix transcriptional regulator → MQKDLNNNRSNFGAWLDKQEDINIYSLEKASNIGYATIKKLCNNQNYSPRFSTIAKINHGLKMLGKNIEVNDYL